A window of the Bufo gargarizans isolate SCDJY-AF-19 chromosome 1, ASM1485885v1, whole genome shotgun sequence genome harbors these coding sequences:
- the LOC122931471 gene encoding nuclear receptor 2C2-associated protein, producing the protein MLETVLCAGVVSRVSSVLQRDVKQFGKQFLFDRKEETCWNSDQGSSQWITLEFPHKICISEIHIQFQGGFSSRSCILEGGLKEGELVKIAEFYPEDNHTLQKFNFPEEYTEKLRLCFPNSTDFFGRIVVYHLDVLGRKN; encoded by the exons ATGTTGGAGACAGTGCTATGTGCTGGGGTGGTGAGCAG AGTGAGTTCAGTTCTTCAGCGGGATGTTAAGCAGTTCGGCAAACAGTTCCTCTTTGACCGAAAGGAAGAAACATGCTGGAACTCTGATCAG GGATCATCTCAGTGGATTACACTGGAATTCCCACACAAGATCTGCATATCAGAAATCCACATCCAGTTCCAAGGTGGCTTTTCCAGCAGGAGCTGCATACTAGAAG gaggccttaaagaaGGTGAACTAGTGAAGATTGCTGAATTTTACCCAGAAGATAACCATACCCTTCAA AAATTTAATTTTCCAGAGGAGTATACTGAAAAACTGCGTCTCTGCTTTCCCAACAGTACAGATTTCTTTGGGAGGATTGTGGTCTACCACCTCGATGTGCTGGGGCGCAAGAACTGA